The Kineococcus endophyticus genome includes a region encoding these proteins:
- a CDS encoding aromatic amino acid ammonia-lyase has translation MILHRGADLDADAVRRVAAGTPVELSPGLLAALGRRREDLVTSLETSGPVYGVTTGMGALAGVTLDAAARARHQENLVVGRAVGSAPWLTPAQARAVLAVRLRTFLHPEAAVSPGLCVRLADLLGRGVLPCIPLRGNGAAGEIIPLAHVGAVVLGAGRTLDGRDAGPFGFGAKEGVAFLEGVPVATALAVLQSAAAEGLLEQAVRVLAATAEVLRASPDPLRPGLARADDVLDDLHAQLRSLRPAPTVAGLQAPLSVRVAPAALAVARRRVRDLADAVDRALDGVTDSPAFLDDASFAGTAGFAGTELAASSDALAAAVLHVAETSVARTHRTLDPRLTGLTPQLSPEPGVQAGLVALHKRAVGVAHRLRRFAVPALGGAVETSLGQEDVQSFGLEAAECLGELLDGLREVLAVELLAVHRARLLRGGLAGVSDDVTSGLDALAAALGDSVGDGVDPVVTDRPYGLDVDRVVDLLRDGRF, from the coding sequence GTGATCCTCCACCGGGGCGCCGACCTCGACGCCGACGCCGTGCGGCGCGTCGCCGCCGGCACCCCGGTGGAGTTGTCGCCGGGGCTCCTCGCCGCTCTGGGCCGTCGCCGCGAGGACCTGGTGACGTCCCTGGAGACGTCGGGTCCGGTGTACGGCGTCACCACGGGCATGGGGGCCCTCGCCGGGGTGACGCTCGACGCGGCCGCCCGGGCCCGGCACCAGGAGAACCTCGTCGTGGGCCGCGCCGTCGGGTCGGCGCCGTGGTTGACGCCGGCGCAGGCCCGGGCGGTGCTGGCCGTGCGGTTGCGGACGTTCCTGCACCCCGAGGCCGCAGTGTCGCCGGGGCTGTGCGTGCGGCTCGCCGACCTCCTCGGCCGCGGCGTCCTGCCGTGCATCCCGTTGCGCGGCAACGGGGCCGCGGGGGAGATCATCCCCCTCGCGCACGTCGGTGCCGTGGTCCTGGGGGCGGGCCGGACGCTCGACGGTCGCGACGCAGGCCCGTTCGGGTTCGGCGCCAAGGAGGGGGTCGCGTTCCTCGAGGGCGTACCCGTCGCCACGGCGTTGGCCGTCCTGCAGTCCGCGGCGGCCGAGGGACTGCTGGAGCAGGCCGTCCGCGTCCTGGCGGCGACCGCGGAGGTGCTGCGCGCGAGCCCGGACCCGCTGCGCCCCGGGCTGGCCCGCGCCGACGACGTGCTCGACGACCTGCACGCGCAGCTCCGGTCGCTGCGCCCGGCGCCGACCGTCGCCGGGCTGCAGGCACCCCTGTCCGTCCGCGTCGCGCCCGCGGCGCTGGCCGTGGCCCGGCGGCGCGTGCGGGACCTCGCCGACGCGGTCGACCGCGCCCTCGACGGGGTCACCGACTCACCGGCCTTCCTCGACGACGCGTCGTTCGCCGGGACGGCGGGTTTTGCCGGGACGGAACTGGCGGCGTCGTCGGACGCGCTCGCGGCCGCGGTGCTCCACGTCGCGGAGACGTCGGTGGCGCGGACCCACCGGACGCTGGACCCGCGGCTGACCGGCCTGACCCCGCAGTTGTCGCCGGAGCCGGGCGTGCAGGCGGGGCTCGTGGCCCTCCACAAGCGGGCGGTGGGCGTCGCGCACCGGTTGCGGCGGTTCGCCGTCCCCGCGCTCGGGGGTGCGGTGGAGACCTCGCTCGGGCAGGAGGACGTCCAGAGCTTCGGGCTGGAGGCGGCCGAGTGCCTCGGCGAACTGCTCGACGGGCTGCGCGAGGTGCTCGCCGTCGAACTCCTCGCCGTCCACCGGGCGCGGCTGCTGCGCGGGGGACTGGCCGGGGTGTCCGACGACGTGACGTCGGGTCTGGATGCGCTGGCCGCCGCCCTGGGCGACTCCGTGGGCGACGGCGTGGACCCCGTCGTGACCGATCGGCCCTACGGCCTCGACGTCGACCGGGTGGTGGACCTGCTGCGCGACGGGCGGTTCTGA
- a CDS encoding LacI family DNA-binding transcriptional regulator produces MPRDARRTLQDVADAAGLSLAATSYALRGTRGSAATIERVQALADELGYRVDPIARALASGRTGTIGISGSLRDLWQQDLSVQLTRALRTVDRDASIADADADPASERRVLERFAAQRVDGVLASPVDPSGEHWRLLDASTAVVSIGDALTARPGSGAVLFDNRFGVAAVLEHLHDLGHRRVALLTPSLPTTPGRPSELLAVDLAAPLGVDLVVVPAPANPEGATAAAAGVLDAADRPTAVFCLSDSLAFGVYRAAADLGLRVPDDVSVVGFDDHQLAALVAPALTTVSWDEDAIVAAAVEQLLALQEHGEAPDPVTFRPHLVVRGSTRSTR; encoded by the coding sequence GTGCCGAGGGACGCGCGCAGGACCCTGCAGGACGTCGCGGACGCGGCGGGGCTCTCGCTGGCGGCGACGTCGTACGCGCTGCGCGGGACGCGCGGTTCGGCCGCGACCATCGAACGCGTCCAGGCCCTGGCCGACGAGCTCGGGTACCGCGTCGACCCCATCGCCCGAGCGCTGGCGAGCGGACGGACGGGGACGATCGGGATCAGCGGATCGCTGCGGGACCTGTGGCAGCAGGACCTGTCCGTCCAGCTCACGCGCGCCCTGCGCACGGTCGACCGGGACGCGTCCATCGCCGACGCCGACGCCGACCCCGCCAGCGAACGCCGTGTGCTGGAACGGTTCGCGGCGCAACGCGTCGACGGCGTGCTGGCCTCGCCCGTCGACCCCTCCGGCGAGCACTGGCGCCTGCTGGACGCCTCGACGGCCGTCGTCTCCATCGGGGACGCGCTCACCGCCCGCCCGGGCAGCGGGGCGGTGCTGTTCGACAACCGGTTCGGCGTCGCGGCCGTCCTGGAGCACCTGCACGACCTCGGGCACCGCCGGGTCGCCCTGCTGACGCCGTCCTTGCCGACGACCCCCGGGAGGCCGTCGGAACTCCTCGCGGTGGACCTGGCCGCGCCGCTGGGCGTCGACCTCGTGGTGGTCCCCGCCCCCGCGAACCCCGAGGGGGCGACCGCTGCCGCCGCCGGGGTCCTCGACGCCGCGGACCGTCCGACGGCGGTCTTCTGCCTGTCGGACTCGCTCGCGTTCGGCGTCTACCGCGCCGCGGCGGACCTCGGGCTGCGCGTGCCCGACGACGTCTCGGTCGTGGGGTTCGACGACCACCAGCTCGCCGCGCTCGTGGCCCCCGCCCTGACGACGGTCTCGTGGGACGAGGACGCCATCGTGGCGGCGGCCGTCGAGCAGCTCCTCGCCCTGCAGGAGCACGGGGAGGCGCCGGACCCCGTGACGTTCCGCCCGCACCTCGTCGTCCGGGGGTCCACCCGCTCCACCCGCTGA
- a CDS encoding amidohydrolase family protein: protein MRTDCHQHLWPAPFVDALRARSAPPFLDGWTLHLTGEAPHPVDPAAHDVEARATLERAQGTARALVSLSSPLGVEHLPGEEAAPLLAAWHDGACALPDPFGVWAAAGVHDVDPGALTEQLGRDRVVGLQLPATALADPAGLERVGPLLEVCERAGAPLLVHPGPAGAPVDVPGWWPAVVPYVQQLHAAWCTWHVAGRANHPTLRLAFVALAGLAPLHHERLTARGGALGALDPLVHYETSSYGARAVDALVRVVGVDPVVLGSDRPYADPFAPADLPGFGAAFAHALTVTNPAHLLEGSRP, encoded by the coding sequence GTGCGCACCGACTGCCACCAGCACCTCTGGCCCGCCCCCTTCGTCGACGCCCTCCGCGCCCGGAGCGCACCCCCGTTCCTGGACGGCTGGACGCTGCACCTGACGGGGGAGGCGCCCCACCCCGTCGACCCGGCGGCCCACGACGTCGAGGCCCGCGCGACGCTGGAGCGGGCCCAGGGCACGGCCCGGGCGCTCGTCTCGCTGTCCTCGCCCCTCGGCGTCGAGCACCTGCCCGGCGAGGAGGCGGCCCCGCTGCTCGCCGCCTGGCACGACGGAGCGTGCGCCCTGCCGGACCCCTTCGGCGTGTGGGCGGCGGCGGGCGTCCACGACGTCGATCCGGGAGCCCTCACCGAGCAGCTGGGGCGCGACCGCGTCGTCGGGCTCCAGCTGCCCGCCACGGCGCTCGCGGACCCGGCCGGCCTGGAGCGCGTGGGCCCCCTGCTCGAGGTGTGCGAGCGCGCAGGCGCACCGCTGCTCGTCCACCCCGGCCCGGCGGGCGCGCCCGTGGACGTCCCCGGCTGGTGGCCCGCGGTCGTCCCGTACGTCCAGCAGCTCCACGCGGCGTGGTGCACGTGGCACGTCGCGGGCCGGGCGAACCACCCGACCCTGCGCCTCGCCTTCGTGGCGCTCGCGGGCCTGGCGCCCCTGCACCACGAGCGGCTCACCGCCCGCGGCGGGGCCCTCGGCGCGCTCGACCCGCTCGTGCACTACGAGACCAGCTCCTACGGCGCGCGGGCGGTCGACGCGCTCGTCCGCGTCGTGGGCGTCGACCCGGTCGTGCTCGGCAGCGACCGGCCCTACGCCGACCCGTTCGCCCCCGCCGACCTGCCCGGGTTCGGCGCCGCCTTCGCCCACGCCCTCACCGTCACCAACCCCGCCCACCTCCTCGAAGGGAGCCGACCGTGA
- a CDS encoding cysteine dioxygenase: MTTTTSTPPSTHPDLPPAPGRVLDPVELKAWVEEAARRPHAWAHLVRHDTGGRHFASLHRDGDLDVWLLCWNTVDDTGWHDHDTSSGAVAVTRGAVLEATPRMGGEPVVRTVPAGRSFGFGPDHIHRMSGAVDGSVSIHAYSPPLWRMGQYSISPAGVLRRTSVSYADELRPLEP, encoded by the coding sequence GTGACCACCACGACCAGCACGCCCCCCAGCACCCACCCCGACCTGCCGCCCGCTCCCGGCCGGGTCCTGGACCCGGTGGAGCTGAAGGCCTGGGTCGAGGAGGCCGCCCGCCGGCCGCACGCCTGGGCGCACCTCGTCCGGCACGACACGGGCGGACGGCACTTCGCCTCCCTGCACCGCGACGGCGACCTCGACGTCTGGCTGCTGTGCTGGAACACCGTCGACGACACGGGCTGGCACGACCACGACACGTCGTCGGGCGCCGTCGCCGTGACGCGCGGGGCGGTGCTCGAGGCGACCCCGCGGATGGGCGGCGAACCCGTCGTGCGCACGGTCCCGGCCGGCCGCTCCTTCGGCTTCGGTCCCGACCACATCCACCGCATGAGCGGCGCCGTCGACGGCTCGGTCTCGATCCACGCCTACTCCCCGCCGCTGTGGCGGATGGGCCAGTACTCGATCTCGCCCGCCGGCGTCCTGCGCCGGACGTCGGTCAGCTACGCCGACGAGCTACGGCCCCTCGAGCCGTAG
- a CDS encoding aromatic amino acid lyase yields MDQQHVPTATAGVERVVRLDGRELPLDDLDAIAHGRARPVVDRAVLASLGALHAAMETARSEGTVYGATTGVGANKDVDVDEEQGEHPRAHGLRLLRSHAASLGPVEDEPTTRAALVLRLNQLLAGARVGAGAGLSPAVLDALADAVETGALPTLHRFGGIGTSDLAPLAELGLTLVGERPWRTGSVPPVALGAADALPLISSHALTLATASLALVRLRQLLVSGLGISALSFLALRGNPQAWAPSVHAARPHARQPEVAAALHALVEGGPEPTRLQDPFALRTAPQVLSPAFAAADLLADVLQLEASTPGENPLVSREGVFHHGQFHAASLATALDTLRATTYGVLTLSAARLALLLRPEHTGLRAFLAAGPRGSSGLMIGEYVVQDALAELRPATAPMTAGTVSISLGLEEHASFATQGARALRQTADLAPLVLAVEALAAVRALRAAPDRLSPGAAALFGVFDEVLDRDARDAPIGPDVEAVVARVPDLALLLRLEGP; encoded by the coding sequence GTGGATCAGCAGCACGTCCCGACCGCGACCGCGGGGGTCGAGCGGGTGGTGCGGCTCGACGGCCGGGAGCTCCCGCTGGACGACCTCGACGCGATCGCCCACGGCCGGGCCCGGCCGGTCGTGGACCGCGCGGTGCTGGCCTCGCTCGGCGCGCTGCACGCCGCGATGGAGACGGCCCGCAGCGAGGGCACGGTCTACGGGGCGACGACCGGGGTCGGCGCCAACAAGGACGTCGACGTCGACGAGGAGCAGGGCGAGCACCCGCGCGCGCACGGGCTGCGGCTGCTGCGCTCGCACGCGGCGTCGCTCGGGCCCGTCGAGGACGAGCCGACGACGCGGGCCGCGCTCGTCCTGCGCCTGAACCAGCTGCTCGCCGGGGCCCGCGTCGGCGCGGGCGCCGGGCTGAGCCCGGCCGTGCTGGACGCCCTGGCCGACGCCGTCGAGACCGGCGCCCTGCCAACGCTGCACCGGTTCGGCGGCATCGGGACGTCCGACCTGGCCCCGCTCGCCGAGCTGGGGCTGACGCTCGTCGGTGAGCGTCCGTGGCGGACGGGGTCGGTCCCGCCGGTGGCGCTGGGGGCGGCGGACGCGCTGCCGCTCATCTCCTCGCACGCGCTCACCCTGGCGACGGCCTCGCTCGCCCTCGTCCGGTTGCGGCAACTGCTGGTCTCGGGGCTGGGCATCTCGGCCCTGTCGTTCCTCGCCCTGCGCGGCAACCCGCAGGCCTGGGCACCGTCGGTGCACGCGGCACGCCCGCACGCCCGGCAGCCGGAGGTGGCCGCCGCCCTGCACGCCCTGGTGGAGGGCGGGCCGGAGCCGACCCGGCTGCAGGACCCGTTCGCGCTGCGCACTGCACCGCAGGTGCTCTCCCCCGCGTTCGCGGCCGCGGACCTGCTGGCGGACGTGCTGCAGCTGGAGGCCTCGACGCCCGGGGAGAACCCGCTCGTCTCGCGCGAGGGGGTCTTCCACCACGGCCAGTTCCACGCGGCGTCGCTGGCCACGGCCCTGGACACGTTGCGCGCCACGACCTACGGCGTCCTGACGTTGTCGGCGGCGCGGCTGGCGCTGCTGCTGCGACCGGAGCACACCGGGCTGCGGGCGTTCCTGGCGGCGGGTCCACGCGGGAGCTCGGGCCTGATGATCGGCGAGTACGTCGTGCAGGACGCCCTGGCGGAACTGCGGCCGGCGACGGCGCCCATGACCGCGGGGACGGTGTCGATCTCGCTGGGGCTGGAGGAGCACGCGAGCTTCGCGACGCAGGGGGCGCGGGCGTTGCGGCAGACCGCGGACCTGGCCCCGCTCGTGCTCGCCGTCGAGGCGCTCGCCGCGGTCCGGGCGCTGCGGGCGGCCCCGGACCGCCTCTCCCCCGGCGCCGCCGCACTGTTCGGGGTCTTCGACGAGGTGCTGGACCGGGACGCGCGCGACGCGCCCATCGGTCCGGACGTCGAGGCCGTCGTCGCGCGGGTGCCCGACCTGGCGCTGCTGCTACGGCTCGAGGGGCCGTAG
- a CDS encoding ABC transporter ATP-binding protein — MITFEAVRKQFPDGTVAVDDLDLELPTGRITVFVGPSGCGKTTSLRMINRMVEPTGGAVRIDGEDVRSKPPAELRRGIGYVIQHAGLFPHKTVLDNVLTVPKLVGRGRERSRALELLERVGLPTAFADRYPAQLSGGQQQRVGVARALAADPPVMLMDEPFSAVDPIVRHQLQEEFLRLQGDLGKTIALVTHDIDEAVVLGDRIAVFREGGHLAQVGSPEELLTRPADDFVRNFVGRDRGYRGLGFRTADGLVLRPLDGVRLDEAGRPLDVDGTFRAGDSLRVVLDLTLTSRTGTAVQVDGDGRATGLVHHHDVADLLAERR; from the coding sequence GTGATCACGTTCGAGGCCGTCCGCAAGCAGTTCCCCGACGGGACCGTCGCGGTCGACGACCTCGACCTCGAGCTCCCGACCGGCCGGATCACGGTCTTCGTCGGACCCTCCGGGTGCGGCAAGACGACCTCCCTGCGCATGATCAACCGGATGGTCGAGCCCACCGGCGGCGCCGTCCGCATCGACGGTGAGGACGTGCGGAGCAAGCCGCCCGCCGAGCTGCGGCGCGGCATCGGCTACGTCATCCAGCACGCGGGGCTCTTCCCGCACAAGACGGTGCTCGACAACGTCCTCACCGTCCCCAAGCTCGTGGGCCGCGGGCGCGAACGCTCGCGCGCCCTCGAACTCCTCGAGCGCGTCGGCCTGCCGACGGCCTTCGCCGACCGCTACCCGGCGCAGCTGTCCGGCGGGCAGCAGCAGCGCGTCGGCGTCGCGCGGGCGCTCGCGGCCGACCCGCCCGTCATGCTCATGGACGAGCCGTTCAGCGCCGTCGACCCGATCGTGCGCCACCAGCTGCAGGAGGAGTTCCTGCGGCTGCAGGGCGACCTCGGCAAGACGATCGCCCTCGTCACCCACGACATCGACGAGGCCGTCGTCCTCGGCGACCGCATCGCGGTGTTCCGCGAGGGCGGGCACCTCGCCCAGGTCGGGTCGCCGGAGGAACTGCTGACCCGGCCGGCCGACGACTTCGTCCGGAACTTCGTCGGCCGCGACCGCGGGTACCGGGGCCTGGGCTTCCGGACCGCCGACGGCCTCGTGCTGCGTCCTCTCGACGGTGTCCGCCTCGACGAGGCCGGCCGGCCGCTCGACGTCGACGGGACGTTCCGCGCCGGGGACTCCCTGCGCGTGGTCCTCGACCTGACCCTCACCTCGCGCACGGGAACCGCCGTGCAGGTCGACGGGGACGGCCGTGCCACCGGACTCGTGCACCACCACGACGTCGCGGACCTGCTGGCGGAGCGCCGGTGA
- a CDS encoding ABC transporter permease: MNDVWTYLSQNQSTVLDALQQHVVLAVLPLLIGVVVALPVGYLGVRYGWLYHPILNVSGLIYSIPSLAVFVALPYVLGTKILSPVNIVVALALYTVALMARTVADGLRSVDPTLTEAATAMGYKRTRRLLEVELPLAAPVILAGVRVAAVSNISLVSVGALLGVGGLGALFTRGFQLFYTAPIIVGIVLSIALAAVADLLIVLFQRAVTPWTRAVKGA; this comes from the coding sequence GTGAACGACGTCTGGACGTACCTGTCGCAGAACCAGTCGACAGTGCTGGACGCGTTGCAGCAGCACGTCGTCCTCGCGGTGCTCCCGCTGCTCATCGGCGTGGTCGTCGCTCTGCCCGTGGGGTACCTCGGGGTCCGGTACGGCTGGCTGTACCACCCGATCCTCAACGTCTCCGGGTTGATCTACTCGATCCCCTCCCTCGCGGTGTTCGTCGCCCTGCCGTACGTGCTCGGGACGAAGATCCTCTCGCCCGTGAACATCGTGGTGGCCCTCGCGCTCTACACGGTGGCGCTCATGGCGCGCACGGTCGCCGACGGGTTGCGGTCGGTGGACCCGACGCTCACCGAGGCGGCGACCGCCATGGGCTACAAGCGGACCCGTCGCCTGCTGGAGGTCGAACTCCCGCTGGCGGCGCCCGTCATCCTCGCCGGGGTCCGGGTGGCCGCCGTCTCGAACATCTCCCTCGTCAGCGTCGGTGCGCTGCTGGGCGTCGGGGGTCTCGGGGCGTTGTTCACCCGCGGTTTCCAGCTGTTCTACACCGCGCCCATCATCGTCGGGATCGTCCTGTCGATCGCCCTCGCGGCCGTCGCGGACCTGCTCATCGTCCTGTTCCAGCGGGCCGTCACCCCGTGGACCCGCGCCGTGAAGGGGGCCTGA
- a CDS encoding ABC transporter permease: MDGTPYLLDGANWAWSSPGSIPHLLLSHLGYTGLSVLVGFVIAFPIGLLIGHTGKGSFLAINAGNAGRSLPTLGLLSLLVVYMSSQGFLPVLIALVVLVIPPILTSTYAGLRSVDPNAVDAARGMGMSSSQVLFRVELPMALPVVFGGVRAAVLQVVATATVAAYVGLSGLGRLLVDGLALNDYGRMVAGAVVVAVLAVVLDLLLGLVQRYVVSPGITGRGLSRARGTRSVAESGAVPEPELVTSKGTS; this comes from the coding sequence GTGGACGGAACGCCGTACCTGCTGGACGGGGCCAACTGGGCCTGGTCCTCGCCGGGCAGCATCCCGCACCTGCTGCTGTCCCACCTGGGGTACACGGGCCTGTCCGTGCTCGTCGGGTTCGTCATCGCCTTCCCGATCGGCCTGCTCATCGGGCACACCGGGAAGGGGTCGTTCCTCGCCATCAACGCCGGGAACGCGGGCCGGTCGCTGCCGACGCTGGGCCTGTTGAGCCTGCTCGTCGTCTACATGAGCAGCCAGGGGTTCCTGCCGGTGCTCATCGCCCTCGTCGTGCTCGTGATCCCGCCGATCCTCACCTCGACGTACGCGGGGCTGCGGTCGGTGGACCCGAACGCGGTCGACGCGGCCCGGGGGATGGGCATGAGTTCCTCGCAGGTCCTGTTCCGCGTCGAACTGCCCATGGCGCTGCCCGTCGTCTTCGGCGGCGTGCGCGCCGCCGTCCTCCAGGTCGTCGCCACGGCGACCGTCGCCGCGTACGTCGGGCTGTCCGGCCTCGGCCGTCTGCTCGTGGACGGCTTGGCGCTCAACGACTACGGCCGCATGGTCGCCGGCGCCGTCGTCGTGGCCGTCCTCGCCGTCGTCCTGGACCTCCTGCTCGGCCTGGTCCAGCGCTACGTCGTCTCGCCCGGCATCACGGGTCGCGGACTGTCCCGAGCACGGGGCACCCGATCCGTGGCAGAGTCCGGGGCGGTCCCGGAACCAGAACTCGTCACGTCGAAAGGCACGTCATGA
- a CDS encoding ABC transporter substrate-binding protein — protein MNRRNLLGLALVGSLTATLAACGGGDDPLATDSTPAAGGSADAATIIVGSANFPESELLAEMYSQVLEAKGVTVQRKFNIGARELYLKALDDGSIDLLPEYNGALLAYYLKGDAPQGVSSPETVLDALKKEIPSGLEVLDQSAAEDKDSLSVTSETKSKYNLTSIADLAPVAKDLTIGAGPEFQERYQGLKGLKELYDVEFGTFKPLDVGGPLTVAGLKDGSIQVGNIFTTDSSIETNGFVVLEDPKNLFLAQNILPLIRSSKNNSTVTEALNAFSAKLTTENLTQYLAQVQVDKKTSAAVAKDFLSANGLV, from the coding sequence ATGAACCGTAGGAACCTGCTCGGCCTCGCCCTCGTGGGCTCCCTCACGGCGACGCTGGCCGCGTGCGGCGGCGGTGACGACCCGCTGGCCACGGACAGCACCCCCGCCGCCGGCGGCTCCGCCGACGCCGCGACGATCATCGTCGGCTCGGCCAACTTCCCCGAGAGCGAACTGCTCGCCGAGATGTACAGCCAGGTCCTCGAGGCCAAGGGCGTCACGGTGCAGCGCAAGTTCAACATCGGGGCCCGCGAGCTCTACCTCAAGGCGCTCGACGACGGCTCGATCGACCTGCTGCCCGAGTACAACGGCGCGCTGCTCGCGTACTACCTCAAGGGCGACGCGCCGCAGGGGGTCTCCAGCCCGGAGACGGTGCTGGACGCGCTGAAGAAGGAGATCCCCTCCGGCCTGGAGGTCCTCGACCAGTCCGCGGCGGAGGACAAGGACTCCCTCTCGGTGACCTCGGAGACGAAGTCGAAGTACAACCTGACCTCGATCGCCGACCTGGCGCCCGTGGCCAAGGACCTCACCATCGGGGCCGGACCGGAGTTCCAGGAGCGCTACCAGGGCCTGAAGGGCCTCAAGGAGCTCTACGACGTCGAGTTCGGCACGTTCAAGCCCCTCGACGTCGGAGGCCCGCTGACCGTTGCAGGTCTGAAGGACGGCTCGATCCAGGTCGGGAACATCTTCACCACCGACTCCTCCATCGAGACGAACGGGTTCGTCGTCCTGGAGGACCCGAAGAACCTCTTCCTGGCCCAGAACATCCTGCCGCTCATCCGGTCCTCGAAGAACAACAGCACCGTCACCGAGGCGCTCAACGCCTTCTCGGCCAAGCTCACGACCGAGAACCTCACCCAGTACCTCGCGCAGGTGCAGGTGGACAAGAAGACCTCGGCCGCGGTGGCCAAGGACTTCCTCTCGGCCAACGGGCTCGTCTGA